Below is a genomic region from Mus caroli chromosome 13, CAROLI_EIJ_v1.1, whole genome shotgun sequence.
GTTCCCAGGCCCAGGGTGAGGGCAGAGGCAGCTCTCTCAGCATCCACAGCCTCCCCAGTGGCCCCAGCAGCCCCTTCTCCACCGAGGAGCAGCCTGTGGCCAGCTGGGCCCAGTCCTTTGAGCGGCTGCTGCAAGACCCACGGGGTCTGGCTTACTTCACTGTAAGCCCTGGGGTAGGGTGGAATGGGGGAGGGCGGGTGCCACTGCAGGAAGGGGGTTCAGGTTGGCCAGAGTGCTGCTTCTCTCTGTGGTCCCTGTCTTTGGCATCCTTTCCTTCATCACCAAGCTGGGAACTCTCCTTTCTTGTCCTCAtctctgtttcttattttcttccgGTACCCCAGAGCTGGCaccatctgtctgtcttgtctggtcTCTTGGCCTCCATGTCTGTCCCAGTCTTTGAACGCGTCCCTCAACCAGTCTGTGTCTGAaggccttccttccccttctcctcatgTCAGGAGTTCCTGAAGAAGGAATTCAGCGCAGAGAACGTAACTTTCTGGAAAGCCTGCGAACGTTTCCAGCAGATCCCAGCCAGTGACACCAAGCAGGTGCAGAGAAAGATGGGACAGATGGGTAGGGACTAGGGCCTGGGGCATACCCCCTGACCTCTTCTGGTCCCTCATCCCTAGCTAGCTCAGGAGGCCCACAACATCTACCACGAGTTCCTGTCCAGCCAGGCGCTGAGCCCAGTGAACATCGACCGGCAGGCCTGGCTTAGTGAGGAGGTGCTGGCCCAGCCCCGGCCAGATATGTTTCGAGCACAGCAGCTTCAGGTGAGGGGACCAAAGGGAACGAAGACTCAACAGGCCCAGACTCAGGGGCGGAATCCAAGTCAAAAGGGAAGGGGCAAATGCCTTGAAGGGCGGAGTCAAGAGTAGGGGCGGGTCTCAGACGCCAGGTAAATGACAGGTTTTGGGGAGGCAGGGATTGGGGTTTCCCTGCTTGAACTGCCTAGGGTGGGACCTGGGACAGGAGAAATGCAGGCAGAACCCAACATCCAGCCCTCCACTGTCCTCTCCTGGTATACCAATCACCACTCAAACTCGCTGGCCAAGCAGATCTTCAATTTGATGAAGTTCGACAGCTATGCGCGCTTCGTCAAATCCCCGCTGTACCAAGAGTGCCTGCTGGCGGAGGCCGAGGGACGCCCCCTGCGGGAACCTGGCTCCTCACACCTCGGGAGCCCGGACACAGCGAGGAAGGTGCGGACAGGGGTGGCAGGGGACGGGATGGGACAAAGGCTGCGGACAGTCTCAGGAAGGGTCTTCCTCAGACCTAGATCCGTGTTGGGGGCTGGGGCGCTGCTCCGCACTAGAGTCGTCCCTGTGTCTCCAGAAGCCAAAGCTGAAGCCTGGGAAGTCACTGCCGCTGGGCGTGGAAGAGTTGGGGCAGCTGCCACTCGCTGAGGGCCCTTGTGGCCGCCCTCTCCGCAAGTCCTTTCGTAGAGGTGAGACCAGGCGCTGGCCCTAGAATGATGCCGCCAGGAAATTTGGGCTAATTTTGGGACCGCCCTTTTCTTCCTATCTGACCCAGTCTGCAATAAGGCAAAACCCAAATCCCAAAACGTAGGCTCTTGAGACCACCTAGTTTCTCAAGGAGATTGTGCTCCCGTGAAGTTGGCTACACGGAGACACACCCAGGGACCCACACACTTTAAGTCCTGGAAGGATGGCTCCAAACAAGGCCCATCCAAAGGGAGGGCCTAGTCAGCGGGAtggtgagagaaagaaagtctCTTCATGGCTGACTTTCCCTTAGAGATGACAGGTGGAGCCATGAATTCGGCCCTGCGACGAGAGTCTCAAGGGTCCCTGAATTCTTCTGCCAGTCTGGACCTGGGTTTCCTTGCCTTTGTGAGCAGCAAATCTGAGGTGAGCCGGCCTTTGAGAGACGCTTTCTTCATGGGTTCCAGCATTCACAGTGGACAGCTACACTTCCACTCATAGCTTGCTCCACAAAGccatcccctcacacacacaccctttctctcTGTGCCAGATAGAGTGGTCTCTGTATATACCATGGATGCACATGCTCATCTGGGAGAAGTGTGTGTgcgagtgtatttgtgtgttgactctgtgtgtgtgtgcgtgtgtgtgtgtgtgtgtatgtgtgtgtgtgtgcgtgcgtgggGGGTCTCGGGGTatcctgtatgtgtgtggttaGTTAGGGGACCTATCTTTGAGTGtccaatgttttttgtttgtttgttgatttggtTGGGTTTTGGGAGGTGGCAGGGAgcgttgatttgtttgtttggttttttattttgttttttgtttttgttttttttgagacaggttttttttttaattggatattttctttatttacatttcaaatgttatcccctttcccagtaccTCCATCCCACCcctagtttttagttttttgaactaggatttctctgggtagccctgtctgtcctggaactcactctgtagtccaggcatgctttgaactcagagatctgtccaCTTCTGCTTCCAAGgactaggatcaaaggcatgtgccaccatgcctggtggagTGTCTGCACATTTGAGTGGACGTGTGTTTGCGGAGCAAGACATGTCTTTACCTGCTTCCAAGTGGACATGCCTGTGTCCCAGCATGCCCTCACGTACAGCCTCTGCCCATTCTTGCCTACAACCAGAGTCACCGGAAGAGCCTTGGAAGTGGAGAGAGCGAGAGCGAAAGTCGGCCGGGGAAGTATTGCTGCGTGTATCTACCTGATGGCACGGCCTCCTTGGCCCTGGCTCGACCTGGCCTCACCATCCGAGACATGCTGGCAGGCATCTGTGAGAAGAGAGGCCTCTCTCTGCCTGACATTAAGGTCTACCTGGTGGGCAATGAACAGGTGCGAGCACGGACTCCCCAGCTCTTGTCTCCTTTCTGATCATGACCTGGTTCTTTTCCTAATCCTCTGCGCCCCTATTTCTAAGTCCATTCTCTATCACCTACCCCTTCCTACCTTGTTTATATACCTATTCCTTCTGTGTCCAAGTCTGCGGGGGTTCCAGTACCAACCCCTCATTCATTCTCAGACACTCATCCATATCCCACAAGAATCCCACGCACACACAAACCCACCCCGCCATCCTGGTTCCCAGCTTTCCCCATCATCCTTCTCTGATGGCTTCCAGGAGGTAAAGCTAGGGtcctccacccctgcccccacacttCACACTGCCATCCTCACAGGCCCCACCCCTGAGGTTGCCACTGGGTGATTCCCTCACCTCTGCCATCAGAAGTATCCACTGAACCTAATCCCCGAGTGTGAATGAGCATGGAGCTTGTAAGGTCCAGGGAAAATCATGCAAGGGGGTGCCACCATGTAAGGGGCCCCCAAGGGGTGCCACCATGTAAGGGGCCCCCCAGGGGGGTGCCACCATGTAAGGGGCCCCCAGGGGAGCAATGCTGCTCCAGGGGAAGTGACAGGAAGTCATTCAAGCCCCAAGAGGCAGCCAAGGTCTATGAGGAGAACTGGCTGGGAGGCTGGGTTTTGCTAAGCCCAGGCTGCAGGTAAGCCAGGCAGGAGGCAATTACAAGTGACAGCTCTGGAGATTCCCTTCCAGGGAAGGTGGTGCGTCTGGCCAGAAGGCTTGGAGAACTGTAGCTAAGGGGAACTGTAAGGAGAGGACATTCCTggcagagggtggggggaggaggtgtCTGCAGGACAGGCTTAGGGagctggggtgtgggggtgttAGGGCAGCAATGGGAGGCGCTCTGCCCACTTTCTCAGACCACCGGAACAGCTGCCAACAGCCCAGATGGGTTTCTGTGCCTGCTAAATATAATTCCACCACCCACCTCCCACCTGTGCCTGTGGCTCAGCACAGCCTACTGTCTGGGAGAGTCTCCACGCTCCCTTTTAAGCACCCCCCCTTTCTATGCTGGTACAGACCGTAGTAGGCTTGTCTGTATACCTACTATGTGTCGGGACTATACCAAATGCTTTACATCTTTCTGGTCTGATGTGCGCATTGTGGGTGGGGCTGACCTAGGCATGAAGGAGGCAAGAGACAAAGTCAAGTGGCTAACAAAGGCCAGTGCTGAGGGGAAGTGTATGCAGACGGTCTGCTTGAGTTTCCCATACCTGAAGGAAGGGCACACACTCTGTGAACCAGGACCCACGCTTCATCCTTTTTAAGAATCCCCAGTAACTTGCATGCCCACATCCCTGTATTTCCCTGAACCATATTCTTTCCCAACTTCATCTAGCATTCCCAAGCATCTTCTGCtcgtttctttcttcttcattcttttcaaCAGGGTCTTACCAcgtaaccctggctgtcccgaaacttgctatgtagcccaggctggccttaaactccatcagcctcttcctcctaagtgctggtgaTAAAGGCATATACgcccatgccaccatgcccagagcATCTTCCATTCTTAGGATCCCTTAGCTTTGGTCTGATTAGGCTTAAACCCTACTGGTTCTTACCCCATCTGCCTCTTCCACCTTCTGTTATTCATGGGCTGGTCCTTCTGACCTTTAGGGTACCTGTGGCCATAGGAGGAAATGAAGGTGGTATCCTCAGGGGGTGgtttggggtggagggaggggattCTTAGACCCTGCCTGGCATCTGCAGAAAGCCCTGGTCCTGGATCAGGATTGCACCGTGCTGGCAGATCAGGAAGTGCGACTGGAAAACAGGATCACCTTCCAGTGAGTGCCCTACCCTAAATCTCAGTCTACTGGTCCCCAAATCTCAGATCTCATTCTGGGCAAGGAGCTCTGCCCCTAGGCTAAAGCCCCACCCCTAAACTGTTGCACTCTCCCATTTAGCTTTGTCCCCTCTGGACTTATTTGGGGGAAAGGGGCCTGGGTCTCTGTCAGTCTGCAGCTCTAGGGTCCCG
It encodes:
- the Rgs14 gene encoding regulator of G-protein signaling 14 isoform X1; the protein is MPGKPKHLGVPNGRMVLAVSDGELTSTAGSQAQGEGRGSSLSIHSLPSGPSSPFSTEEQPVASWAQSFERLLQDPRGLAYFTEFLKKEFSAENVTFWKACERFQQIPASDTKQLAQEAHNIYHEFLSSQALSPVNIDRQAWLSEEVLAQPRPDMFRAQQLQIFNLMKFDSYARFVKSPLYQECLLAEAEGRPLREPGSSHLGSPDTARKKPKLKPGKSLPLGVEELGQLPLAEGPCGRPLRKSFRREMTGGAMNSALRRESQGSLNSSASLDLGFLAFVSSKSESHRKSLGSGESESESRPGKYCCVYLPDGTASLALARPGLTIRDMLAGICEKRGLSLPDIKVYLVGNEQKALVLDQDCTVLADQEVRLENRITFQLELVGLERVVRISAKPTKRLQEALQPILAKHGLSLDQVVLHRPGEMQSMDLETPVSSVASQTLVLDTPPDAKMSEARSISPCRSQGCLPRTQTKDSHLPPSSSSLLVEDASSSTGNRQTCDIEGLVELLNRVQSSGAHDQRGLLRKEDLVLPEFLQLPSQRPGSREAPP
- the Rgs14 gene encoding regulator of G-protein signaling 14 isoform X2 — translated: MPGKPKHLGVPNGRMVLAVSDGELTSTAGSQAQGEGRGSSLSIHSLPSGPSSPFSTEEQPVASWAQSFERLLQDPRGLAYFTEFLKKEFSAENVTFWKACERFQQIPASDTKQLAQEAHNIYHEFLSSQALSPVNIDRQAWLSEEVLAQPRPDMFRAQQLQIFNLMKFDSYARFVKSPLYQECLLAEAEGRPLREPGSSHLGSPDTARKKPKLKPGKSLPLGVEELGQLPLAEGPCGRPLRKSFRREMTGGAMNSALRRESQGSLNSSASLDLGFLAFVSSKSESHRKSLGSGESESESRPGKYCCVYLPDGTASLALARPGLTIRDMLAGICEKRGLSLPDIKVYLVGNEQKALVLDQDCTVLADQEVRLENRITFQLELVGLERVVRISAKPTKRLQEALQPILAKHGLSLDQVVLHRPGEMQSMDLETPVSSVASQTLVLDTPPGMPPKNPDQGQSPSPIVLQFAGRRCQ